From Halomicrobium salinisoli, the proteins below share one genomic window:
- the lrpA1 gene encoding HTH-type transcriptional regulator LrpA1, which produces MSVESTERRILSVLEEDAQASYAEIADRADVSKPTVRKYINKLEDEGVIVGYSADVDPKKLASQSIALVGMDVASDCYVEVTRELKSIDAIESLYTSSGDHMLMAEIRAADGDAVGDIIEEDILSIEGITAAHPSFLQERLK; this is translated from the coding sequence ATGAGCGTCGAGTCTACGGAACGTCGTATACTGTCGGTTTTAGAGGAGGACGCGCAAGCGTCCTACGCGGAGATCGCGGATCGGGCCGACGTCTCGAAGCCCACCGTCCGCAAGTACATCAACAAGCTGGAGGACGAGGGCGTGATCGTCGGCTACTCGGCCGACGTCGACCCGAAGAAGCTCGCCAGCCAGTCGATCGCGCTGGTCGGGATGGACGTCGCCAGCGACTGCTACGTCGAGGTGACTCGCGAACTGAAGTCGATCGACGCGATCGAGTCGCTGTACACCTCCAGCGGCGACCACATGCTGATGGCCGAGATCCGCGCGGCCGACGGCGACGCCGTCGGCGACATCATCGAGGAGGACATCCTCTCCATCGAGGGCATCACCGCGGCCCATCCCTCCTTCCTCCAGGAGCGACTGAAGTAA
- a CDS encoding DHH family phosphoesterase, protein MVSRLVVGAGPLWRAVVDELSQRRGDLLVVTSDEHRAETLRSNGVRVERAEPIDEATLAGLGTDPDSVVVATNDPEGNAALAADARRVFPGAMLVAATGPGASSDVREAVAGVADRVVDHSRAVTDHVTERVGDESLRGRQLRRVLRDVGDRLAVVTHDNPDPDAIASAVALARIAESVGCEPDICYYGEITHQENRAFVNVLDFDLRELAVGGDLSEYDGFALVDHSRAGVNDQLPPETPIDVVIDHHPPRVPVEARFVDLRSDVGATSTLLTDYFRQSGPLIDETIATGLLFGISVDTREFRREVSPEDFEAAAYLLPHADLSVLQRIEDPSMSADTLDTIARAIRNRTREGSVLLSCIGELTDRDALAQAADRLLDLEEVNTTLVYGVKKGTIYASARARGTDLDVGEVLRDAFGRIGSAGGHADMAGAQITLGVLDSIEDRDESLHEIVRSVVDERFLEAIESRSNRLLTPVYAPGEYAAGTYGDGGGSTDPGAESDDAETDADAEDDVDGRDPDGGTGADTDDAGATRGAREDGAADRRDGRPDR, encoded by the coding sequence ATGGTCTCTCGCCTGGTGGTCGGAGCCGGCCCGCTGTGGCGGGCCGTCGTGGACGAGCTGTCTCAGCGGCGGGGCGACCTGCTGGTGGTCACGAGCGACGAGCACCGGGCGGAGACGCTCCGATCGAACGGCGTGCGTGTCGAGCGGGCCGAACCGATCGACGAGGCCACGCTCGCGGGCCTGGGTACCGATCCGGACTCGGTCGTCGTCGCGACGAACGATCCCGAGGGCAACGCCGCCCTCGCGGCGGACGCCCGCCGCGTGTTCCCCGGGGCGATGCTGGTGGCCGCGACCGGTCCCGGCGCCTCCTCCGACGTCCGCGAGGCGGTCGCCGGCGTCGCCGACCGGGTCGTCGACCACAGCCGCGCGGTGACCGACCACGTCACGGAGCGGGTCGGTGACGAGTCGCTGCGGGGCCGACAGCTCCGGCGCGTCCTGCGCGACGTCGGCGACCGGCTCGCCGTCGTGACCCACGACAACCCCGACCCCGACGCCATCGCAAGCGCCGTCGCGCTGGCCCGTATCGCCGAGTCCGTCGGGTGCGAGCCTGACATCTGCTACTACGGTGAGATCACCCACCAGGAGAACCGGGCGTTCGTCAACGTGCTCGACTTCGACCTCCGGGAACTGGCGGTGGGTGGCGACCTCTCGGAGTACGACGGGTTCGCCCTGGTGGATCACTCCCGGGCCGGGGTCAACGACCAGCTCCCGCCGGAGACGCCGATCGACGTGGTGATCGACCACCACCCGCCGCGGGTCCCCGTGGAGGCGCGGTTCGTCGACCTGCGCAGCGACGTGGGCGCGACGAGCACGCTGCTGACCGACTACTTCCGCCAGTCCGGACCGCTGATCGACGAGACCATCGCCACCGGCCTCCTGTTCGGCATCAGCGTCGACACCCGCGAGTTCCGCCGCGAGGTGTCGCCGGAGGACTTCGAGGCCGCCGCCTACCTCCTGCCTCACGCCGACCTGAGCGTCCTCCAGCGCATCGAGGACCCGAGCATGAGCGCCGACACGCTGGACACCATCGCCCGGGCCATCCGCAACCGGACGCGGGAGGGGTCGGTCCTGCTGTCCTGCATCGGCGAGCTGACCGACCGCGACGCCCTGGCCCAGGCCGCCGACCGATTGCTCGACCTGGAGGAGGTCAACACGACGCTCGTCTACGGCGTCAAGAAGGGGACCATCTACGCCTCGGCGCGGGCGCGGGGCACCGACCTCGACGTCGGCGAGGTGCTGCGCGACGCCTTCGGCCGGATCGGTAGCGCCGGCGGGCACGCCGACATGGCCGGCGCACAGATCACGCTGGGCGTGCTCGACTCGATCGAGGACCGCGACGAGTCGCTGCACGAGATCGTCCGCTCGGTCGTCGACGAGCGCTTCCTCGAGGCGATCGAGTCCCGGTCGAACCGCCTGCTCACGCCGGTCTACGCGCCCGGGGAGTACGCCGCCGGGACCTACGGCGACGGCGGCGGGTCGACCGATCCCGGCGCCGAAAGCGACGACGCAGAGACCGACGCCGACGCCGAGGACGACGTCGACGGCCGGGATCCGGACGGCGGGACCGGGGCCGACACCGACGACGCGGGCGCGACGCGCGGCGCCCGCGAGGACGGGGCCGCCGACCGGCGGGACGGCCGTCCGGATCGCTGA
- a CDS encoding PGF-CTERM sorting domain-containing protein: MTARVTVGLVGAVAVMACALLASGGAAAQMAPDCPGSGDGALFAADGGLTVEYAAGTSVGEGETYRNASALRFGPVTVVADGTASLRLDAVGETVCAADVNATETPIRLATDGRPAVTVAGRASTFAVTTADPSDVDLAYEAAEPITVAVGRPDGATDRLTAVDAATDETVATATGDPARLVLPAGRHRIALVASTGTAEPSATAAARGDSNATSRTATGTRTTDTTRTATAPSGDDAAGPHDPGPGTAATRATASTGETATTERGPGFGVPAALAGFAAAALLGRYRR, from the coding sequence ATGACGGCCCGCGTGACGGTCGGCCTGGTCGGCGCGGTCGCCGTGATGGCCTGTGCGCTGCTCGCGTCCGGTGGCGCCGCCGCCCAGATGGCCCCGGATTGCCCCGGGAGCGGCGACGGCGCGCTGTTCGCCGCTGACGGCGGTCTCACGGTCGAGTACGCTGCGGGGACGTCGGTCGGAGAGGGAGAGACGTACCGCAACGCCAGCGCGCTCCGGTTCGGGCCCGTGACCGTCGTCGCGGACGGGACGGCGTCGCTCCGCCTGGACGCCGTCGGGGAGACGGTCTGTGCGGCCGACGTGAACGCCACCGAGACGCCGATCAGGCTCGCTACCGACGGCCGGCCCGCGGTCACAGTCGCCGGGCGAGCGTCGACGTTCGCGGTGACGACGGCCGATCCCTCCGACGTCGACCTCGCGTATGAGGCCGCCGAGCCGATCACGGTGGCGGTCGGTCGCCCGGACGGAGCCACCGATCGGCTGACGGCGGTCGACGCGGCGACGGACGAGACCGTCGCGACGGCGACCGGCGACCCCGCCAGGCTGGTGCTGCCGGCGGGCCGCCATCGGATCGCGCTCGTGGCGTCGACCGGGACCGCCGAGCCGTCCGCGACTGCGGCTGCGCGCGGCGACTCGAACGCGACGTCGCGCACGGCGACCGGGACGCGCACCACGGACACGACGCGCACGGCGACCGCGCCCTCGGGAGACGACGCGGCAGGGCCCCACGATCCGGGGCCCGGGACTGCGGCGACGAGGGCAACCGCATCGACGGGGGAAACGGCCACGACCGAGCGCGGCCCGGGATTCGGAGTGCCGGCGGCGCTGGCCGGGTTCGCCGCCGCAGCGCTGCTGGGGAGGTACCGACGATGA
- a CDS encoding chemotaxis protein CheC, with translation MSLMIDIRKLGLFNRMAKEGGNTVANHLGQMTGMETEMEITKINFIDIPDIKTHVGDEKQIGISIRMLEPPHGHILFLFNAQSAKELAHGMIGDMGDTDPTASGFTDMERSAIQEIGNIMTSGFIDGWANVLNTTIDMSTPNFTFGPGSGMVDELVGDRETDMALMFDSRVHALESDIDVTVYTFPRLDELVGLMQEIEV, from the coding sequence ATGAGTCTGATGATCGACATACGGAAGCTCGGGCTGTTCAACCGGATGGCCAAGGAGGGCGGCAACACGGTCGCCAACCACCTCGGCCAGATGACGGGCATGGAGACGGAGATGGAGATCACGAAGATCAACTTCATCGACATCCCGGACATCAAGACCCACGTCGGCGACGAGAAGCAGATCGGGATCAGCATCCGCATGCTCGAGCCGCCCCACGGGCACATCCTCTTCCTGTTCAACGCCCAGAGCGCCAAGGAGCTGGCCCACGGCATGATCGGCGACATGGGCGACACGGACCCCACGGCCAGCGGCTTCACCGACATGGAGCGGTCGGCCATCCAGGAGATCGGCAACATCATGACCAGCGGGTTCATCGACGGCTGGGCCAACGTCCTCAACACGACCATCGACATGTCGACCCCGAACTTCACCTTCGGTCCCGGGAGCGGGATGGTCGACGAACTCGTCGGCGACCGGGAGACGGACATGGCCCTGATGTTCGACTCCCGCGTCCACGCCCTCGAGTCCGACATCGACGTCACGGTCTACACGTTCCCCCGGCTGGACGAGCTCGTCGGGCTGATGCAGGAGATCGAGGTCTGA
- a CDS encoding tail fiber domain-containing protein, giving the protein MTDDALETLRRRIDRLERRLNDGGPGDDSPDDGAGGASGRPSERRGGRVTRRSLLQAIGVAGLVGYGASAASADPQGQLGTASSPLRRLYLETLAGGLTGGEALSGLDGPGLRIEDETLQAVVSGVENAGDGVPLVEDADGQVAVRSVRDGSGIDVRRVGDEVVVDNTRGGGESNDGENLASSGARVYAGMNGDTLQFRRLAEGTGVSLSEGDGTVTVSATGGSNDGATLGTGDASVYAGMNGDTLQFRHLDGGTGIALSEDSEGVTASATTAGTNLGSTGAGLYAGKTGDALEFRRLVAGSNVSLSAGTDAITIDAADTDTHAGVSDDGSSVLSDVTDIDFAANLAVTDQGDGSVAVDATDTGEVNDGSNLGTGAGVYAGKSGSTLEFRSLAGSGSVSVSSASGEVTISGSGEANTASNVGTGDGLFRGKSGTDLEFKSLVAGQNLSATVGTDELTLDATDTHTDVSDSQAGVTVSDVDDIDFGASLSVADDGDGTVTADVNLSIGDVAQNGATDGQVVTWDGSAWKTDFPGTTADTAFDLLAGGTRALRLDPDSGSNEVAVVGGHPNNAAHSYGTTVGGGGPDADGNANVVYDSGGTVGGGRGNQAGSSGTSSSNEATVGGGYQNTANAGKATVAGGNGNTASGQESTVAGGYTNAASGNYSTVAGGSGNTASGLKSAVAGGTSNTAGAQESAVGGGYNNAASGQYSAVPGGINNAASGDYAFAGGRRAKANDVGAFVWADSQSSDFASNTDYNSSGVTGSDTFHARAQNGVRFVTAGGTTFLDGNGGGWNTTSTKAAKTNFQSVDPENALEGVQSLDIATWEYKDDDGEGLGVEHMGPVAEDFDEAFGLGDSDEYINSINADGVAFAAIQGLAERLRRTSDRVAELESTADSLRGDVDDLESEVDDLAAENDDLRAENDELRDRCDDLEERLAAVEARLDGE; this is encoded by the coding sequence ATGACAGACGACGCACTGGAGACACTTCGGCGGCGGATCGACCGACTCGAACGGCGGCTGAACGACGGCGGACCGGGCGACGATTCGCCGGACGACGGCGCGGGCGGTGCGAGCGGGCGGCCGTCCGAGCGGCGCGGCGGCCGCGTGACGCGGCGGTCCCTGCTCCAGGCCATCGGCGTCGCCGGGCTCGTCGGCTACGGCGCCAGCGCGGCGAGCGCCGATCCGCAGGGCCAGCTCGGTACCGCGTCCAGCCCGCTCCGGCGGCTGTACCTGGAGACGCTCGCCGGCGGGCTCACCGGCGGCGAGGCCCTCTCCGGGCTCGACGGGCCGGGGCTGCGGATCGAGGACGAGACGCTCCAGGCGGTCGTGAGCGGGGTCGAGAACGCCGGCGACGGCGTCCCGCTCGTCGAGGACGCCGACGGGCAGGTGGCCGTCCGCTCCGTCAGGGACGGCAGCGGCATCGACGTGCGGCGGGTCGGCGACGAGGTCGTGGTCGACAACACGCGCGGCGGCGGCGAGAGCAACGACGGCGAGAACCTGGCGTCGAGCGGGGCGCGCGTCTACGCCGGCATGAACGGCGACACCCTCCAGTTCCGCCGACTGGCGGAGGGCACCGGCGTCTCGCTCTCGGAGGGCGACGGGACGGTCACGGTCTCGGCCACCGGCGGGAGCAACGACGGCGCGACGCTCGGGACCGGCGACGCCTCCGTCTACGCCGGGATGAACGGCGACACCCTCCAGTTCCGCCACCTCGACGGCGGGACCGGCATCGCCCTCTCGGAGGACAGCGAGGGCGTCACCGCGTCGGCGACGACCGCCGGGACGAACCTGGGATCGACCGGTGCGGGACTGTACGCCGGCAAGACCGGCGACGCGCTGGAGTTCCGCCGGCTCGTCGCCGGGTCGAACGTCTCGCTGTCGGCCGGAACGGACGCGATCACGATCGACGCGGCCGACACCGACACGCACGCGGGCGTCTCGGACGACGGCTCCTCGGTGCTCTCGGACGTGACGGACATCGACTTCGCCGCGAACCTCGCGGTGACCGATCAGGGCGACGGCTCCGTCGCGGTCGACGCGACCGACACGGGCGAGGTCAACGACGGCTCGAACCTCGGCACCGGCGCCGGCGTCTACGCCGGCAAGTCCGGCTCGACGCTCGAGTTCCGGTCGCTCGCCGGGAGCGGGAGCGTCTCGGTGTCGTCCGCGAGCGGCGAGGTCACGATTTCCGGGTCGGGGGAGGCCAACACGGCGTCGAACGTCGGCACCGGCGACGGCCTGTTCAGGGGCAAGTCGGGGACCGATCTCGAGTTCAAGTCGCTGGTCGCCGGCCAGAACCTCTCTGCCACCGTCGGGACGGACGAACTGACGCTCGACGCGACGGACACGCACACGGACGTCTCCGACAGCCAGGCCGGCGTCACCGTGAGCGACGTGGACGACATCGACTTCGGGGCCAGCCTCTCGGTGGCCGACGACGGGGACGGCACCGTCACGGCGGACGTGAACCTCTCGATCGGCGACGTCGCGCAGAACGGCGCCACGGACGGGCAGGTCGTCACGTGGGACGGGTCGGCCTGGAAGACCGACTTCCCGGGGACGACGGCCGACACAGCGTTCGACCTCCTGGCCGGGGGGACCCGGGCGCTCCGCCTCGACCCCGACAGCGGCTCGAACGAGGTCGCCGTCGTCGGCGGCCACCCGAACAACGCCGCCCACAGCTACGGGACGACGGTCGGCGGCGGCGGGCCCGACGCCGACGGGAACGCCAACGTCGTCTACGACTCCGGCGGGACGGTCGGCGGCGGGCGGGGCAACCAGGCCGGAAGCTCCGGGACCTCGTCGAGTAACGAGGCGACCGTCGGAGGCGGCTACCAGAACACCGCGAACGCCGGAAAGGCGACCGTCGCGGGCGGGAACGGGAACACCGCGAGCGGTCAGGAATCGACCGTCGCGGGCGGCTACACGAACGCGGCGTCGGGGAACTACTCGACCGTCGCGGGCGGGAGCGGAAACACCGCCTCGGGACTCAAGTCGGCCGTCGCCGGCGGCACCTCGAACACCGCAGGCGCTCAGGAGTCGGCCGTCGGGGGCGGGTACAACAACGCGGCCTCGGGACAGTACTCGGCCGTCCCCGGCGGCATCAACAACGCTGCGAGCGGTGACTACGCCTTCGCGGGCGGTCGCCGGGCGAAGGCCAACGACGTCGGCGCGTTCGTCTGGGCCGACAGCCAGAGCAGCGACTTCGCGTCGAACACGGACTACAACAGCTCCGGCGTGACCGGGAGCGACACCTTCCACGCCCGCGCGCAGAACGGCGTCAGGTTCGTCACCGCGGGCGGGACGACCTTCCTCGACGGCAACGGCGGCGGCTGGAACACCACCTCGACGAAGGCTGCCAAGACCAACTTCCAGTCGGTCGACCCCGAAAACGCCCTCGAGGGCGTGCAATCGCTGGACATCGCTACGTGGGAGTACAAAGACGACGACGGAGAGGGACTGGGCGTCGAACACATGGGTCCGGTGGCCGAGGACTTCGACGAGGCGTTCGGGCTCGGCGACAGCGACGAGTACATCAACTCCATCAACGCCGACGGCGTCGCCTTCGCGGCGATCCAGGGGCTCGCCGAGCGCCTCCGGCGGACGAGCGACCGCGTCGCGGAGCTGGAGTCGACCGCCGACTCGCTCCGGGGCGACGTCGACGACCTCGAGTCCGAGGTGGACGACCTCGCTGCGGAAAACGACGACCTGCGGGCGGAGAACGACGAGCTCCGCGACCGCTGTGACGACCTCGAGGAGCGGCTCGCGGCGGTCGAAGCGCGGCTCGACGGGGAGTGA
- a CDS encoding thiamine pyrophosphate-dependent enzyme: MSAFSAIGEDRETDRDEFTPGIEPQATWCPGCGDFGVLKALKQAMPEVGKNPDEVALFTGIGCSGKLNSYFESYGFHTIHGRELPVARAAKLANPELEVIAAGGDGDNYGIGGNHFIHTARENHDMVSIVFNNEIFGLTKGQTSPTSPKGHKSKTQPSGSAKSPIRPLSLSLTAGASYVARTAAVNPNQAKEILAEAIEHDGFAHVDFLTQCPTWNKDAKQYVPYTDIQQSDEYDHDVSDRQEAAEIMYETESKLYEGEVLTGRYYVDEDRPSYQEEKAATGEMPDEPLAERYFDEDAEWERTADELLDYHK, encoded by the coding sequence ATGAGCGCATTCTCAGCAATCGGCGAGGACCGAGAGACCGACCGCGACGAGTTCACACCCGGCATCGAGCCGCAGGCCACGTGGTGTCCCGGCTGTGGCGACTTCGGCGTCCTGAAGGCGCTGAAGCAGGCGATGCCGGAGGTCGGCAAGAACCCCGACGAGGTGGCGCTGTTCACCGGCATCGGCTGCTCGGGCAAGCTCAACAGCTACTTCGAGAGCTACGGCTTCCACACCATCCACGGGCGCGAACTGCCCGTCGCCCGCGCGGCGAAGCTGGCCAACCCCGAGCTCGAAGTGATCGCCGCCGGCGGCGACGGCGACAACTACGGCATCGGCGGCAACCACTTCATCCACACGGCCCGCGAGAACCACGACATGGTCTCGATCGTGTTCAACAACGAGATCTTCGGGCTGACCAAGGGCCAGACGTCGCCGACGAGCCCCAAGGGCCACAAGTCCAAGACCCAGCCCTCGGGCTCGGCGAAGTCGCCGATCCGGCCGCTCAGCCTCTCGCTGACCGCCGGGGCGTCCTACGTCGCCCGGACCGCGGCCGTCAACCCGAACCAGGCCAAGGAGATCCTCGCGGAGGCCATCGAGCACGACGGCTTCGCCCACGTGGACTTCCTGACCCAGTGTCCGACCTGGAACAAGGACGCCAAGCAGTACGTCCCGTACACGGACATCCAGCAGTCCGACGAGTACGACCACGACGTCTCGGACCGGCAGGAGGCCGCCGAGATCATGTACGAGACGGAGTCGAAGCTCTACGAGGGCGAGGTCCTGACGGGTCGGTACTACGTCGACGAGGACCGCCCGTCCTACCAGGAGGAGAAGGCGGCGACCGGCGAGATGCCGGACGAACCGCTGGCGGAGCGGTACTTCGACGAGGACGCCGAGTGGGAGCGGACCGCCGACGAACTGCTCGACTACCACAAGTAA
- a CDS encoding CBS domain-containing protein: MTRDVATVSPDDTVGDVARRIATSEEHSGFPVTEGRHVEGFVSASDLLVCDDHEPIFRVMSDALLVAHPEMAVQDAGRVILRSGIQKLPVVDDAGHLVGIISNADVIRSQIERATPGKVDKLTRTLETIHGIDATEERREVALSDLVPTQGTVYADELEGRIYELERGLAEPLVVIDNGGAQPDDQATVDEFADESVARERDLLLADGHHRATAAARLGIEEMDAYVIVLDEPVELGMAQTAKEEGLAEIDDIEVVDYAHHPLVETTERLQNDGGDESD; this comes from the coding sequence ATGACGCGAGACGTGGCGACCGTCTCGCCGGACGACACCGTCGGCGACGTCGCCCGCCGCATCGCCACGAGCGAAGAGCACAGCGGCTTCCCGGTCACCGAGGGGCGTCACGTCGAGGGGTTCGTCAGCGCCAGCGACCTCCTCGTGTGCGACGATCACGAGCCGATCTTCCGGGTGATGAGCGACGCCCTCCTGGTCGCGCACCCGGAGATGGCCGTCCAGGACGCCGGGCGCGTGATCCTCCGCTCGGGCATCCAGAAGCTCCCCGTGGTCGACGACGCCGGCCACCTCGTGGGGATCATCTCGAACGCGGACGTGATCCGCTCGCAGATCGAGCGCGCCACGCCGGGCAAGGTCGATAAGCTGACCCGGACCCTCGAGACGATCCACGGGATCGACGCCACGGAGGAGCGCCGCGAGGTGGCGCTGTCAGATCTGGTACCGACCCAGGGCACGGTCTACGCCGACGAGCTCGAGGGGCGGATCTACGAGCTCGAGCGCGGGCTGGCCGAGCCGCTGGTCGTCATCGACAACGGCGGTGCCCAGCCGGACGACCAGGCGACCGTCGACGAGTTCGCCGACGAGTCCGTCGCCCGGGAGCGGGACCTCCTCCTCGCGGACGGCCACCACCGCGCGACGGCCGCCGCCCGGCTGGGGATCGAAGAGATGGACGCCTACGTCATCGTCCTCGACGAGCCCGTCGAACTCGGGATGGCCCAGACCGCGAAGGAGGAGGGACTGGCGGAGATCGACGACATCGAGGTCGTCGACTACGCCCACCACCCGCTCGTCGAGACCACCGAGCGACTCCAGAACGACGGCGGCGACGAGTCCGACTGA
- a CDS encoding 2-oxoacid:acceptor oxidoreductase subunit alpha encodes MTGQELIWRIAGGSGDGIDSTSQNFAKALMRSGLDVFTHRHYPSRIRGGHTFVEVRASNDEVRSRGDGYNFLLALGDSFARNPQEEAYYGNEEVKPLSENLHDLREGGIIVYDEGLLEDDEIADLNLEERAEENDWHVYPLNLREIAREHGREVMRNTAGVAATAALLGIDTSYFEELIQENMSGDVMEANLTVLEQAYEQVSEMDQSHDLQIPEPEGHDEDQVLLSGSNAIAYGALDEGCRFISGYPMTPWTDVFTIMSQNLPKFGGISEQVEDEIAAACLALGASHAGVKAMSGSSGGGFALMSEPLGLAEMTETPLVLVEAMRAGPSTGMPTKPEQGDLEHVLYTSQGDSSRVVFAPGNLRECYDQTRKAFEIAYDYQIPTIVVYDQKLQGELRNVDESFFDREPNGDPGSVLTEEEIAEAAHHASGKFQRFQHEPEDGSNVSPRSVPGQKDGRFLATGNEHNESGHISEDPQNRVFQMDRRLGKLDDIRTDLDENASHQTYHGPEDADHGIIVWGSHQDTVFEAVDRLNDDGHSVKALGVSDLMPYPVEEVSEWLESVDQALVVEMNASGQFRGLTQKEIGRFGPKLSSLLKYNGNPFEPHEIVEGFESSINGEELAANNMKYVPAAGD; translated from the coding sequence ATGACAGGCCAGGAACTAATCTGGCGAATTGCTGGCGGTTCCGGGGACGGGATCGACTCGACCAGCCAGAACTTCGCCAAGGCCCTGATGCGGTCGGGACTCGACGTATTCACTCATCGCCACTACCCGTCGCGCATCCGGGGCGGCCACACGTTCGTAGAGGTACGCGCGAGCAACGACGAGGTACGATCGCGGGGGGACGGGTACAATTTCCTTCTCGCCCTCGGTGACTCCTTCGCACGGAACCCGCAGGAGGAAGCGTACTACGGCAACGAGGAGGTCAAGCCCCTCTCCGAGAACCTGCACGACCTCCGCGAGGGCGGGATCATCGTCTACGACGAGGGGCTGCTCGAGGACGACGAGATCGCGGACCTGAACCTCGAGGAGCGTGCCGAGGAGAACGACTGGCACGTGTACCCGCTGAACCTGCGCGAGATTGCCCGCGAGCACGGGCGCGAGGTCATGCGGAACACCGCCGGCGTCGCCGCGACCGCCGCGCTGCTTGGCATCGACACCTCCTACTTCGAGGAGCTGATCCAGGAGAACATGTCGGGCGACGTGATGGAGGCCAACCTCACGGTCCTCGAGCAGGCCTACGAGCAGGTCTCCGAGATGGACCAGAGCCACGACCTCCAGATCCCGGAGCCCGAGGGCCACGACGAGGACCAGGTCCTCCTCTCCGGTTCGAACGCCATCGCCTACGGCGCGCTCGACGAGGGCTGTCGGTTCATCTCCGGGTACCCGATGACCCCGTGGACCGACGTCTTCACGATCATGTCCCAGAACCTCCCGAAGTTCGGGGGCATCTCCGAGCAGGTCGAGGACGAGATCGCCGCGGCCTGCCTGGCGCTGGGCGCCAGCCACGCCGGGGTCAAGGCGATGTCCGGCTCTTCCGGCGGCGGGTTCGCGCTGATGTCCGAGCCGCTCGGCCTCGCCGAGATGACGGAGACGCCGCTCGTCCTGGTCGAGGCCATGCGCGCAGGGCCCTCGACCGGCATGCCGACCAAGCCCGAACAGGGCGACCTCGAGCACGTCCTGTACACGAGCCAGGGCGACTCCTCGCGGGTCGTCTTCGCGCCCGGCAACCTCCGGGAGTGTTACGACCAGACCCGCAAGGCCTTCGAGATCGCCTACGACTACCAGATCCCGACGATCGTCGTCTACGACCAGAAGCTCCAGGGCGAGCTGCGCAACGTCGACGAGAGCTTCTTCGACCGCGAGCCCAACGGCGACCCCGGCTCCGTGCTGACGGAGGAGGAGATCGCCGAGGCCGCCCACCACGCGTCGGGCAAGTTCCAGCGCTTCCAGCACGAGCCCGAGGACGGCTCGAACGTGAGCCCGCGCTCCGTGCCCGGTCAGAAGGACGGTCGCTTCCTCGCGACCGGCAACGAGCACAACGAGTCCGGCCACATCAGTGAGGACCCGCAGAACCGGGTCTTCCAGATGGACCGCCGGCTGGGCAAGCTCGACGACATCCGGACGGACCTCGACGAGAACGCCTCCCACCAGACCTACCACGGTCCGGAGGACGCCGACCACGGCATCATCGTGTGGGGCAGCCACCAGGACACCGTCTTCGAGGCGGTCGACCGGCTCAACGACGACGGCCACTCGGTCAAGGCGCTCGGCGTCTCCGACCTGATGCCGTACCCGGTCGAGGAGGTCTCCGAGTGGCTCGAGTCCGTCGACCAGGCGCTGGTCGTCGAGATGAACGCCAGCGGCCAGTTCCGCGGTCTCACCCAGAAGGAGATCGGTCGCTTCGGGCCGAAGCTCTCGAGCCTGCTGAAGTACAACGGCAACCCCTTCGAGCCCCACGAGATCGTCGAGGGCTTCGAGTCCAGCATCAACGGCGAGGAACTCGCCGCGAACAACATGAAGTACGTACCCGCGGCAGGTGACTAA